catatttttcGTAAAATGTGTGAACAAACCAAAcatggaaaaataaatacagTAAAACGAATTTCAAGGCAGCCAAACAGTGGAATTTGTTTTCTGCCTTATTTTCCATGGTGCAACCAAACAGCTTGAGTACATTTTCTTTACGGGAAAATATTTTCCCTTGAAATGATTTTCCGTCCGGAATTGATTTACTGtcgaaccaaacgcagcctaaagAAATTCACACATTTTGAGTCGGGTAGAATCAACTCAAAACATTTTGAGGTTAGGACGAAAAAATTTTAGtaggtttttaaaatatttaatttcaattatatattattatttttgacttgatatattatatataattttttctgaTTTGTCTTGTTTTTGAGATGTAAAATGGCTAATagtattatataataaaattgtctttttctcaaaaaaaaaataaaaatctaagaTTATTTGTCTTCCCATTCGAATTAatagaagggaaaaaataaataaataaataaacaaaacaaagttcgcTTTCACCTTTCCTCTGTCTCCACCCTTTGTagtgtatttttttgtttggaagcGAAAGTGAAACACGCCCAAACTACATTAAAATAGTATTGTAtagtttctttcaaaatttataaaggaattaatttattattcataCAAAAAGAAGTATTGCTTttagaatatataaaataatttttggtagGGCTACACGTTTTACTTTTTTGACAATGATACCGTTAAAAATGATGCAATTtacttatcatttttattttttaatctccaAATTCTACTATTGCTATATATTTCTTTAGACTTTTTCAATCCATGTCTATCTGGGTATGTCAGAAGTAAATTTGTTTACGGTAGCTCTAAACTAGGTCAGTCCTGGATCCGGGAACTATACAAAAACACCATCATCAACATATTCACATTTATTACTGAGTAAAGGGATGAATgatcaaaatttgtttgacgtacattcacattcacatttcttttcattattgtCTTCTAAAATGATTCTTTAAGTTTGGATATTCTCCAGGGGTGGGGTCGCTGGGATCAGTGTCTTAGTTTAactatatattcttaaaatatatatatatatatatgaattttttttttcatgaactATGAGTCACATCCTTATTTTTAACATGCGATATAACATATACGATAGAATTTGAACTTTCAtaataatttctctttattattatgttaAGACTCCGCTTAATTGAATGAAAACCCTTTTtcgcactttttttttttttttttttggaaaaagctATTTCTCACTCTTAGAGTTCCACTTATACTACAGTAACTGCAATAtgttatgtataattttttttttccctaatttaAACTTTGAtaactttataaataaaaaagggatgCCTGCGCATGATATGCTATATTGATGGAGCATAGTGAAACTCATAGTAAAACACTAATAATggaacaaattatttttgttctaCAAATAACTCCTTTAACCAACATTTCTCCACCGTCAATTTTTGTTACATTGTCATTATCAATTTAGATGGAAGGACTACATTactttaagtaaaaaaaaaaacctaataatgAAGACAATGCTTTTCAAATTTGGGGCTcatgtatcaaaaaaaatttggggatcatattgaaattatataattatattctaaaatttggGCTTTCTAAGTCATAGTTATTTTTCTATGCGATAAATATTTACATTCTTCTTGGGCTAAGTGACTGGAAATATTTATTAAAGATACGGATAAATTACATAGTTTATCTATTGTATAATTTGGAGTGGTTTAAAATTAtaccctaaattttaaaaaaagtttcaattaaaaaaaatatctttttaaattgatttaatttGCGCCCTCCACAagttattactaattaaaattaatagaaatttaGATAAGTTGAGGCTAAAAATTTATGTaaactttataaaaattttaaagactTTGGTAATTACATAGATTTTATATAACTTGGgttgattttaaattaaaacctaaaatttaatagttttaaTCAAAAGCATAGATTTTTTAAACTGTTTCAATtcacacaccccccccccccccccacacacacacacacaagtcaCTATTATTTAAAAGTAGCAGAAATTCACCTTGGTTGcaattttaaaatctatttagACTTTAAAAACGATccttatatttataaattataaggcACTTGGTATTTTTATTTGGagttgttatttttattattatttgataatttaaaaattgaggAAGGGAGGATATTTGAAACATAAATGTTTCATTTGGAAATAACAGGAAGTACCAACTAGTTGGACAACAAAGTTTtcagagcattctcatcaagaatgctaaatattttagcatttacCACTTCAAAAtcctactttatcaattttaacataccattttacaatccaccaaacatcaaacattctattttttttacaacttcatttaaataatattatttttattttaccactttctctctctttccaccACTTTCTTCTCAACAGCTGACCACTatcagccaccaccaccataaaccATCAACATTCAACAGCAAACCCAGACCCATGGCCAACCCACTGCCACCACAATATCAGCATCCAACCAAAAATCAACCCCatagccaaaaagaaaagaaaaacaacaacaacaaaaactaaactaaacttgagagagagaagccTCACTGTGAGTGGAAGAAAGGGAGGTGGAGGATAGAGCGGcgaacaaaacccacaaatccaaGACCCACAGCGGCCACGACAAgcaaaacccatcaaacccaagACCCACACCTCAGCCACAGCAACCCACCTCAGTcaccacccacccacccaccttGTTCTCAACCCCAACCAAAACCCACTACCCCGATCTCAACCCCAGCCAAAACCTAccaccccgatctcaacccCTATCACATCAATGATCCACGAACACAGGCCCACGAACCCAAACCCATGAACTCAGACTCACAAACCCAGACCCACAAAATCGCCAGAGCACATCAGATCACAACCCATGACCATCGGCGGAGCACAATCATTGCCAGAGCACACTCATCGGCCAACCACATCGCCAAAgcatagagagagaagagagaagaaagaagtggagagaggaaagagaaagatagaagagagagagcctGAGgtgaataaaaattaatttttattttacaattataactaCAGTACGGTCTCAAATATGAGATTGCACTGTAACTTGaatcttaaaaatttaagatttagcAGTTTTAATGGAGTGGTGTTTTTATctcaaaaatgctaaaaaatagcatttttagcatttgagaggtttaatgtgaatgctcttagtagAGTTGTAAGATTGTATaattaatattactaaaaaattcaaaataaaattacatattaTATAAACCCATGACCATCTCATatcatataatatatgataaaaaatttgatttaaaattgtgattgtgCCAAATGGATGTCttctcattttttaattattattcttctcttttttcttcttcttatgtaATGTGACACACATGAAGTACATTAAAATAGTCAacttatttgatatatatatatatatatatatatatatatatatatatatatatatatgcgaaACTCTATagcaaaaatttcaaaaagtttgaaaaatacTACTATGATCAAAATTTTACTATCAAGAgtttctagaaatttaaaagaagttttattatttattttaataatctaCCTTAAATTTAGGTCTTACACGCTATGGTTGCTCTATATGGCTAATCGCTCAATGTAAGTTTTACAAAGTTATTTATAtgacattattttttcattattttttaaataaaatctatGACATAATTTTTCGTATAACTCTTCATAAGTACATTAAAACTATATATGTacttacatatttttctttatatcactaaagtttttgaaaaattaaagtattactccaattaaaatttaataaaaaaagtttcaaaaaatttaaaataagttgcattatttaatttaaaatttttataatctattattattattattattattattatagaaacTTGATCTTATATGATGATATGCCTTCATCATCTAATTCAAAgcaatttttgttcttttgtttcaaagtgtattttattattattgtttttttttctattaacatatgattttttttttattgtgtcaTAATGCTAGTCAAGagactaaaaatatattttttagttatatattttatccATTACATTTTTCTATTACCTGCTTGATTTAATAGCATTAGAATTCCCATTTAGCTCTGTACATTGGATTAAGTATAGATCTTCAAGAAAGAGGCTTATCAAGGTACATATTCTAGttcctctaaaaaaataaacaagttaCATAGTCTAGTACTATTGGTATATCATTGTAAAGCAAGACCTATACCGAACGGGATCTTCTCTAATCTTGTCCACTACGTTGTCTATTTTATGgttcaaattttgtattttggaTCTAACAATAAACAGATTCCCAtatcatttcaaattttgaataatatggTAGACTATACatctctaaataaatactaaaatcTAATCTGAATCATGAAATggacaaaattaataaaatttgaattcgATTGGATCATTTCCACTTCATAAATAGAGATAAAAGTAACGAGTAAGCAATCATTTAGACACATTAGTTAAATTATTATACATTCCCTAAACAAATAACCTGAGAAAGCTCAAGTTCATTATGCCTCTCGCAATAAAGTAAAGATACAAGACCATAAAACAAAGTTGGTCCCGTCAAAGACGTGTCAAACCCTACTTTCCTTAAATGGGTTAAGCCCTACAGGTTACAATTTCGATTATTATTACACATATTTGGATACCTGATTCAGCTCAATCCAGAGTCTCCATTTAGCATCTAGACTATTAATCCAGCCCTTGGAACCAGTTCAGTTgctcaaaatcccaaaaagtCTCATTATCAACAGCCATGTTCCCGGTACTTTCACCAGGCTGGGAGAGTTGACCTTGGTCTCCTGAGGATGAACTATCCGGTGAACTTATTCTCTCTGTCAATGAAGGGTTCAAACGAGACGGTGTTGCCTCATCACCTTGAGGAACCTGTTGAGCTGCTGGTTCATTCACTATTACTCCAGGAGGCCTTCTGTCAAATGCTCTTAAGCATTTTGATTTCTTGTACACTCGGCACAAGCTAAATTCTTGCCTTAACTgcaaaaacagaagaagaaaaaaaaaatagaaattaggAATAATTATTGAACCACTTATTCTCATTAGTATTATGGAATAATTATCCTTTAAACGCAGGAgttatgtattatttttgtttgagtgGAGATGTTATCTCTATCTCTTAGACTTTATCTCATTAGAGTACTTGTTATCTCTTATTGGGTGTTGTTATCTCTATCTTATTGGATTTCTATGTTATTGTATTAAAAGGAGGAATTATAATTGAATATGATGATCACCTAGTTATAGATTTTCACTCAATTGAGTAATTCAAGGCATGGCCCCCTTATGAAAATGACCTGACAAGTTGCACGCATTGCATTCTCATTCCATATTTACAGGGTAATTAAGCATTCTTGTGCAAAAGAGCAAGTCTTGATTCATAGTAGACTATTGCATGCatgagagaatatatatatatatatatatatatatacctaccTTTAACAGGGTTTTGCTAGGAGATGGAGTTTATGGAGTATCCACATAAAAAACAATTGTAACTAATAGACTAGTCACCGTTTAACCACCATGGCAAAATTGGATTTGATTGGCAATTAGTAGGTGCAAATTTACTTCATATGTACTGATCAATCACATGAATCTTACCATTTATCTCTATGAAGATGATGATTgcaacataaacacacacacatatatatgggAGACCATAGACTagtaattagttaatttatacCGTAGGAGTTGCACTAGTTGATGCGGGCACTTCTCCATCAATGGCTTTATATTCATTCATCTTCCACTCCGTTTTCGAACCATTTGGAGCTCTTCCATTGTAGAAAACCATTGTCCTTTTCAACCCAATAATGCGATTGTTGGAAGAGTAAACGTAATTAGGAGACCCGGTCGCTTTCCAGTACCCAGTTTGCGTGAGTCGCCTTGGTCTTCCACCACGAGCTTCACTTTCTTGTCTTGGTATGAAGAAAAACCACTGCTCAGGGTCTCCATGACATAGATCTCCAGAAAACTCTGAATCCAACAAGTTTTGAGaaatattagcaaaaataaaaacaaaaaagtaagtATTCAtcccaaaacattaaaaaaaaaagaagaagaagagaaaattaaaatggtTAGCTCCATGacctttgaaatattaattaaattcattattttctatCGGTTTAAGTTTTTAGTATCATAATATCAGAATATGTAACCCTGCATTCAACTTGAAAGTAGGAAAGCAAACAAGATGAACCCAAGAAAAACTTAACCTACTTTGCTTCTTTGacaaaaataaggaagaaaCTATATGTCAATCAAAAGAACATACTACTTTTGGGGGTTAAGAATAAATGTTTTTGtttgaaagtaaaattatttcaatatttttatccTCTTAATCTTCAAGATTATCATCCAAAGACTTTCATAtggaaaaccaaaaaccaaaaaaaaaacaaaacaaaatcttaatTGTGAACTTAAATTCATTATTGCAAGCTTCAACACGAAAAGTGAAAATTAAACCAGAAATATTTAATGAGCTTCAGTGTAACCTTAAAAGGTTATAGAGCTGAAGCATTGAAAGAAGTAAAATTAAATTACTTGTAAGAAATTTCAATgaagtaacaaaaaaaagagacagaaaagaatcaaaagaagagAGGATTTTTACGTGGGAGTTCCCATGGTTTGGAGTCATATATATCCACAACGGGTATAATCCGGTCCATAACTCGGTTCAAGTCCTCTCTGGCCCCTTCTAGCTTGTTATGCAAATAGAATGAGACTAACTCTTCCTCTGTTGGGTAGAACCGAAACCCAGGTGGGAAATCCTCCATTACTCTAGCTCTCAAATACA
This genomic stretch from Castanea sativa cultivar Marrone di Chiusa Pesio chromosome 9, ASM4071231v1 harbors:
- the LOC142609962 gene encoding NAC domain-containing protein 90-like, translated to MEDFPPGFRFYPTEEELVSFYLHNKLEGAREDLNRVMDRIIPVVDIYDSKPWELPQFSGDLCHGDPEQWFFFIPRQESEARGGRPRRLTQTGYWKATGSPNYVYSSNNRIIGLKRTMVFYNGRAPNGSKTEWKMNEYKAIDGEVPASTSATPTLRQEFSLCRVYKKSKCLRAFDRRPPGVIVNEPAAQQVPQGDEATPSRLNPSLTERISSPDSSSSGDQGQLSQPGESTGNMAVDNETFWDFEQLNWFQGLD